In Pedobacter heparinus DSM 2366, the following are encoded in one genomic region:
- a CDS encoding phosphocholine-specific phospholipase C, translated as MESRREFIRKSLLLSGAAGLSTMLPASIQRALAINPRLGSSFLDAEHIVILMQENRSFDHCFGTLQGVRGFNDPRAVTLPNKKPVWMQTDAAGNTYAPFRLNIKDSKVTWIGSLPHSRASQVDAYNKGKYDGWLTAKKSGNKKYSGMPLTLGHYNREDLPFNYAMADAFTVCDQNFCSGMTSTTPNRSFFWTGKISYDLDGLQKVNIRNDDFSYGKLPWRAFPELLEENNIPWSFYQNDLSCGGGYKGEERAWLANFGCNLLEFFAAYHVKFSSRYVKNLQNLVETLPEEINKLQEASPSSEAAAKKIKADLKNKLEALDNAAAELKKWSTEEYNKLSDKQKRLFKNAFVINSGDPDYRSITTLSYNDGDTKREVTVPKGDVLYQFRKDVNTGKLPAVSWLAGPQNFSDHPSAPWYGAWYVSEILDILTKNPEVWKKTIFITTYDENDGYFDHVKPFSIPDNKVAGTGKVSAGIDTEVEHVRLANELKQGIPEKAAREAPIGLGFRVPMLIASPWSRGGRVCSEVFDHTSTLQFLEVFFSKKLNKEIRIENISKWRRAICGDLTSVFTPFNGEKADQIAFLKRDAMVESIYNAKFKDDPSGFKKLSNGDVAAYVANPLSGKVMSVQEKGIRPSCALPYELYADGQLQADKQNFEIKFKAGNAVFGKKAAGSPFTVYAPVAFSDAETGTQVCRNWAFAAVAGDTVTYSWPLANFENGKYHLKVDGPNGYHREYIGSGNNPDLTVHCEYEAANGKLTGNVLLKVINANRSKSYAIVIKDLGYRKNDLKKNIAAGSNQEIVLDLKQMHGWYDFSLSVEGAENFVQRYAGRVETGVASFSDPVMGGIV; from the coding sequence ATGGAATCAAGAAGAGAATTTATCAGGAAATCCCTGTTGCTATCCGGTGCTGCCGGGCTTTCAACTATGCTGCCCGCATCTATACAAAGGGCACTTGCCATTAACCCCAGGTTGGGCAGCAGCTTTCTTGATGCAGAACATATTGTGATACTCATGCAGGAAAACAGGTCGTTCGACCATTGTTTTGGTACCTTGCAGGGCGTAAGGGGTTTTAACGATCCGCGTGCAGTTACCTTACCTAATAAAAAACCTGTATGGATGCAAACCGATGCTGCAGGAAATACTTATGCCCCTTTTCGCTTAAACATTAAAGATTCTAAGGTTACCTGGATCGGTTCCCTGCCGCATTCGCGGGCAAGCCAGGTAGATGCTTATAACAAAGGCAAGTACGATGGCTGGCTGACCGCGAAAAAATCCGGCAACAAAAAATATTCGGGCATGCCTTTAACTTTAGGGCACTACAACCGGGAGGATTTGCCTTTTAACTATGCTATGGCAGATGCTTTTACGGTTTGTGACCAGAATTTTTGTTCGGGAATGACCAGCACTACACCCAACAGGTCTTTTTTCTGGACAGGTAAAATCAGTTATGACCTGGATGGATTGCAAAAGGTGAACATCAGGAATGATGATTTTAGCTATGGTAAATTGCCATGGCGCGCTTTCCCGGAGCTGCTGGAAGAAAACAATATTCCATGGAGCTTTTACCAGAACGACTTAAGCTGCGGTGGCGGTTATAAAGGCGAAGAGCGTGCCTGGCTGGCCAATTTTGGCTGTAACCTGCTGGAGTTTTTTGCTGCTTACCATGTTAAGTTCTCATCACGCTATGTAAAAAACCTGCAGAATCTGGTAGAGACCCTGCCTGAAGAGATCAATAAACTGCAGGAAGCAAGCCCTTCAAGTGAAGCCGCTGCAAAGAAGATAAAAGCCGATCTTAAAAATAAACTGGAGGCGCTGGACAATGCCGCTGCAGAACTGAAAAAATGGAGTACGGAGGAGTACAATAAGTTGTCTGATAAGCAAAAGCGCCTGTTTAAAAATGCTTTTGTGATCAATTCAGGAGATCCGGATTACCGCAGCATCACCACTTTAAGCTATAATGACGGCGACACCAAACGTGAAGTGACCGTGCCTAAGGGGGATGTGCTTTACCAGTTCAGAAAAGATGTGAATACGGGTAAATTGCCTGCCGTATCCTGGCTGGCCGGACCACAGAATTTTTCGGATCATCCCAGTGCGCCCTGGTATGGCGCATGGTATGTTTCGGAAATACTGGACATCCTGACCAAGAATCCGGAAGTCTGGAAGAAAACAATCTTTATCACTACTTACGATGAAAATGATGGTTATTTTGATCATGTAAAACCATTTTCTATCCCTGACAATAAGGTTGCTGGAACCGGCAAGGTATCTGCAGGGATTGATACAGAGGTAGAACATGTAAGGCTGGCCAATGAACTTAAACAGGGCATACCGGAAAAGGCCGCAAGAGAAGCACCTATTGGTCTCGGTTTTCGCGTGCCTATGCTGATTGCTTCGCCATGGAGCAGGGGGGGCAGGGTATGTTCAGAAGTATTTGACCATACATCTACCCTGCAATTTCTGGAAGTTTTTTTCAGTAAGAAGTTAAATAAAGAAATAAGAATTGAGAACATCAGTAAATGGCGCAGGGCGATATGCGGCGACCTGACTTCGGTGTTTACGCCTTTTAACGGGGAGAAAGCGGATCAGATAGCTTTTCTTAAAAGGGATGCTATGGTGGAAAGCATTTATAATGCTAAATTTAAAGACGACCCTTCAGGCTTTAAAAAGCTAAGCAATGGAGATGTTGCTGCTTATGTGGCCAATCCGCTTTCCGGAAAGGTTATGTCGGTACAGGAAAAGGGGATACGACCTTCCTGCGCATTGCCTTATGAGCTTTATGCCGATGGACAATTGCAGGCCGATAAGCAGAATTTTGAAATAAAGTTTAAGGCTGGTAATGCGGTTTTTGGCAAAAAAGCTGCAGGTTCTCCTTTTACCGTATATGCACCTGTTGCGTTTAGTGATGCCGAAACGGGTACGCAGGTGTGCCGGAACTGGGCTTTTGCCGCTGTAGCTGGCGATACAGTAACCTACAGCTGGCCGCTGGCAAACTTTGAAAATGGCAAATATCACCTTAAAGTCGATGGGCCAAATGGTTATCACCGGGAATATATAGGCTCGGGTAACAATCCGGATTTAACAGTGCATTGCGAATATGAGGCTGCAAATGGCAAGCTGACCGGTAACGTACTGTTAAAAGTAATCAATGCAAACCGATCAAAAAGTTATGCCATAGTGATTAAAGATCTGGGTTACCGTAAAAATGACCTTAAAAAGAACATTGCTGCGGGCAGCAATCAGGAGATTGTACTGGACCTGAAGCAGATGCATGGCTGGTACGACTTTAGTTTAAGCGTAGAGGGCGCCGAAAATTTTGTACAAAGGTATGCAGGAAGGGTAGAAACCGGTGTGGCCAGTTTCAGTGATCCGGTTATGGGAGGAATTGTTTAG
- a CDS encoding OsmC family protein encodes MAKVHQYQATLTWAGNKGSGTMDYRSYDRSYIISIANKPDILGSSDSAFLGDKTKHNPEDLLLASLSSCHMLWYLHLCSQQEIIVMEYKDTPIGSMLEKPDGSGHFTEVTLNPVVVITDASQIEKANALHEQANKMCFIANSCNFPIKHQPKCIVERG; translated from the coding sequence ATGGCTAAAGTACATCAATATCAGGCGACACTTACATGGGCGGGGAATAAAGGTTCGGGAACAATGGACTACCGGTCGTACGACAGAAGTTACATTATTTCTATTGCCAACAAGCCGGATATCCTGGGCTCTTCAGATTCTGCATTTCTGGGTGATAAAACGAAACATAATCCGGAAGACCTTTTGCTTGCCTCACTGTCTTCCTGCCATATGCTATGGTACCTGCACCTGTGTTCACAGCAGGAGATCATTGTAATGGAATACAAGGATACACCCATTGGGAGTATGCTGGAAAAACCTGATGGGAGCGGCCATTTTACAGAAGTTACTTTAAATCCTGTTGTGGTCATAACCGATGCATCGCAAATTGAAAAGGCAAATGCCCTGCACGAACAGGCCAATAAAATGTGCTTTATTGCCAATTCATGCAACTTTCCCATCAAACACCAGCCTAAGTGTATTGTAGAACGCGGTTAG
- a CDS encoding MFS transporter — MPALLMPNKRRWFIIFIIFLAIVFNYFDRQIVSILKPVIKKEFALNDGGYALILNIFTVCYAIMYPVSGWLVDRFGAKKVMFAGIIGWSVACIGGGISRTFGQFTFFRGLLGMSEPTNFPAQLKVVTVWFPGKLRATANSLCVAGSSIGAIIAPPLVAWLAITYNWHTVFIVAGVVGLIIALLWLLVYRDPPAEIALEAAGTAKIEESPSFTWKQLWGRKSLWGILLIRFVSDPVWYFCLFWLPGYLQEQSGFSLAQMGMFGWIPFLVADLGAIGTAAWSDRMVRKGKEPLKARKVMLTSVAVLAPLCVLTPYIPNPFVTLFIFSIVAVACLSWLFTISVVIAEAFPVKNVASVLGIAGGFGALGAVGFNYFVGQFMGTLGAEKIFIAMAFLHPVAVLILWTMVRPEKPAVAVAKLDSIA; from the coding sequence ATGCCTGCACTACTTATGCCGAATAAACGGCGATGGTTTATTATTTTTATCATATTTCTGGCCATCGTATTTAACTATTTTGACAGGCAGATCGTATCTATTCTTAAGCCGGTTATTAAAAAAGAATTTGCGCTGAACGATGGCGGCTATGCGCTTATCCTGAATATTTTTACCGTGTGTTATGCCATTATGTATCCCGTTTCGGGCTGGCTGGTAGACAGGTTTGGCGCTAAAAAGGTCATGTTTGCAGGGATTATCGGCTGGTCGGTAGCCTGTATTGGGGGCGGTATTTCCAGGACATTTGGTCAGTTTACTTTTTTTCGTGGTTTACTCGGGATGTCAGAACCCACCAATTTTCCTGCACAGTTAAAGGTGGTTACCGTTTGGTTTCCGGGCAAACTGAGGGCTACGGCCAATAGTCTTTGTGTTGCAGGCAGTTCCATAGGTGCCATTATTGCCCCGCCATTGGTAGCCTGGCTGGCCATTACCTATAACTGGCATACTGTATTTATTGTTGCAGGGGTGGTTGGACTGATCATTGCATTGCTCTGGCTGTTGGTTTACCGCGACCCGCCTGCGGAGATTGCCCTTGAAGCTGCCGGAACTGCTAAAATTGAGGAAAGCCCTTCCTTTACCTGGAAGCAGCTGTGGGGAAGAAAAAGCTTATGGGGCATTTTGCTCATCAGGTTTGTAAGTGATCCGGTATGGTATTTTTGCCTGTTCTGGCTTCCCGGATATCTGCAGGAACAATCTGGCTTTTCCCTTGCCCAAATGGGCATGTTTGGCTGGATCCCCTTTCTGGTGGCCGACCTGGGGGCTATAGGTACAGCGGCCTGGTCGGACAGAATGGTAAGAAAAGGAAAGGAACCATTAAAGGCAAGAAAAGTGATGCTGACCAGTGTAGCTGTATTGGCGCCGCTCTGTGTGCTTACGCCTTATATTCCCAATCCCTTTGTCACCTTGTTTATTTTTAGCATTGTAGCGGTAGCTTGTTTAAGCTGGTTATTTACCATCAGCGTGGTTATAGCTGAAGCTTTTCCTGTCAAAAATGTAGCCAGTGTTTTGGGTATTGCCGGTGGTTTTGGCGCCCTGGGTGCAGTAGGCTTTAATTATTTTGTAGGTCAGTTTATGGGCACATTGGGTGCTGAAAAGATATTTATTGCCATGGCTTTCTTACATCCGGTTGCGGTATTGATACTGTGGACAATGGTAAGGCCCGAGAAGCCGGCTGTAGCTGTGGCAAAATTGGATAGTATAGCATAA
- a CDS encoding FAD-dependent oxidoreductase — MENRTMITEPARDLPVRLDVDVLVVGGGPSGIIAAQAAAEDGLKVTLIDSRSFVGGNMTIGLPVLGFLGQKGNQIIKGIPQKFIARLKEKNAASEHRPCPLHMSLTLVEPEAVKNVGLEMLVDSGVNVLLYVFFAGVVMEGNAIKGVIIESKSGREVILAKTIIDCTGDADVAFKAGVPCEQGNEHGGAQPPTLMFCMAGVDTEKLRMSIAQEPRTYLTDFIPAEYFGQNNQFIVVGLRSVMEKAREAGYHLPVERTILITGLREGEIWVNMSRINGVDGTNPESLTYGEIEGRKQVEEIQRYLNEYVPGFERAVFTKMAPFLGIRETRRIVGQYVLTADDILACRRFDDAVAVASYPLDIHHPEGGGCTLTWCGDCYDIPYRSLIPEKIENLIVAGRCISTTHEAMSAIRVMAPCMAMGEAAGRAAKMSIRKGVLPAQLNVAELQAELLEKGAYLNPKQLVTS, encoded by the coding sequence ATGGAAAATAGAACGATGATTACGGAGCCGGCCAGAGATTTGCCGGTACGCCTGGACGTTGATGTATTGGTGGTTGGTGGGGGCCCTTCAGGAATCATTGCAGCCCAGGCTGCTGCTGAAGATGGGTTAAAGGTTACCCTGATCGATAGCCGGAGTTTTGTAGGGGGTAACATGACGATAGGTTTGCCGGTACTCGGTTTTCTGGGACAAAAAGGAAACCAGATCATCAAAGGCATTCCGCAGAAGTTTATAGCGCGCCTGAAAGAAAAAAATGCGGCCAGTGAACACAGGCCTTGTCCGCTGCACATGAGCCTGACCCTGGTGGAACCTGAAGCAGTAAAAAATGTGGGCCTGGAGATGCTGGTGGATAGTGGGGTGAATGTTTTGCTGTATGTATTTTTTGCGGGTGTGGTTATGGAAGGTAACGCAATTAAAGGGGTAATTATCGAAAGTAAATCGGGCAGGGAAGTTATCCTGGCCAAAACTATAATTGATTGTACTGGCGATGCCGATGTAGCCTTTAAAGCAGGGGTGCCCTGTGAGCAGGGCAATGAACATGGCGGTGCACAGCCTCCAACTTTAATGTTCTGTATGGCTGGCGTGGATACTGAAAAGTTGCGGATGTCTATTGCCCAGGAGCCCCGTACCTATTTAACCGATTTTATCCCTGCTGAATATTTCGGACAAAATAACCAGTTTATTGTAGTGGGCTTACGGAGTGTGATGGAAAAGGCCCGGGAAGCTGGGTATCATTTGCCGGTTGAGCGTACGATTTTGATCACCGGTTTGCGTGAGGGCGAAATATGGGTCAATATGTCCAGAATTAACGGTGTGGATGGTACCAATCCGGAGAGTTTAACCTATGGGGAAATTGAAGGGCGTAAACAGGTAGAGGAGATCCAGCGTTACCTGAATGAGTATGTACCCGGTTTTGAGCGGGCAGTGTTCACCAAGATGGCCCCGTTTTTGGGGATCAGGGAAACCCGTCGCATTGTGGGGCAGTATGTGTTGACTGCTGATGATATTCTGGCTTGCCGGCGCTTTGATGATGCCGTTGCGGTGGCCAGCTATCCTTTGGACATCCACCATCCTGAAGGCGGTGGCTGTACCCTCACCTGGTGCGGGGATTGTTACGACATCCCTTACCGTTCACTGATCCCGGAAAAGATAGAGAATCTGATTGTGGCAGGCAGGTGCATTTCTACTACCCACGAGGCCATGTCGGCCATCCGGGTAATGGCACCTTGTATGGCGATGGGTGAAGCTGCCGGAAGGGCTGCAAAAATGAGCATCAGAAAAGGCGTTTTACCTGCTCAGTTGAATGTGGCGGAATTGCAGGCTGAATTGCTGGAAAAGGGCGCTTACCTGAATCCAAAACAGCTGGTCACTTCATAA
- a CDS encoding endonuclease/exonuclease/phosphatase family protein, whose protein sequence is MVSRRNFIRAAGLLAASPAISRLGYAAKPLLPAIAAGKHKMLTCNIRVDLPEDEQAGFGWNGRKEICAAIMLQQKPDIICMQEVLRNQNEDLKKALKGYFSFGFEGPEMDAFTTGYHGIAKNPIFFSEKRYELLSAGGYWLSETPLMAGSLSWDSARARNANWVRLKDRQSGKDFRVVNLHLDHKSQPAREKQMEMVLADAAQYPRDYPQLLAGDFNASAENKVYELVISAKWKDIYTTLHGEAEPGYTVHQFQGENYSKKGKKIDFIFCKGEVTAQSAGILKDNVKGKYPSDHYFVSAEVMI, encoded by the coding sequence ATGGTTTCAAGAAGAAATTTTATCAGGGCTGCCGGCCTGCTTGCTGCCAGCCCTGCAATAAGCAGGCTCGGCTATGCCGCTAAACCTTTGCTGCCGGCCATTGCTGCCGGAAAGCATAAAATGCTGACCTGCAACATCCGGGTCGATCTGCCTGAAGATGAGCAGGCAGGTTTTGGCTGGAATGGCCGTAAAGAGATTTGTGCCGCAATTATGCTGCAGCAAAAGCCCGATATCATTTGCATGCAGGAAGTATTGCGAAACCAGAATGAGGACCTAAAAAAGGCATTGAAAGGCTATTTTTCCTTTGGCTTTGAAGGCCCGGAAATGGATGCCTTTACAACCGGGTATCATGGCATAGCCAAAAATCCCATCTTCTTTTCAGAAAAAAGATATGAACTGCTCTCGGCTGGTGGTTACTGGTTGTCTGAAACCCCACTTATGGCCGGCAGTTTATCCTGGGATTCTGCCAGGGCCAGGAATGCCAACTGGGTAAGGCTGAAGGACAGGCAATCGGGCAAAGATTTCAGGGTAGTCAATCTGCACCTGGACCATAAAAGCCAGCCGGCCAGAGAGAAACAAATGGAGATGGTGCTCGCAGATGCAGCGCAATACCCAAGGGATTACCCCCAGCTGCTGGCAGGTGATTTTAATGCATCTGCCGAAAATAAGGTTTATGAGCTGGTGATATCAGCGAAATGGAAAGATATCTATACCACCTTGCATGGGGAAGCAGAACCCGGATATACTGTTCATCAGTTTCAGGGTGAAAACTATTCAAAAAAAGGAAAGAAGATAGATTTCATTTTTTGCAAGGGGGAGGTAACCGCTCAATCGGCAGGAATTTTAAAGGATAACGTTAAAGGTAAGTATCCAAGCGATCATTATTTTGTATCTGCTGAAGTGATGATCTGA
- the recO gene encoding DNA repair protein RecO, protein MLHKTRGIVLKTTLYSESSVIVQIFTEKFGIQSYIINGVKKPRAKISMNMLQPLHLVDMIVYHKANTNIQRVSALRPSPVFRSIPYDIIKSTIVLFLNEVLYKSIRQQTTDEHLFDFIFNAICWFDETEELNVNFHLSFLLKLSRFLGFAPSTLTKSNQSFFDLQEGEFRSSAPVHAHFLDKDDAALFISLFSLPLEKINEITLENKTRRSILDKILVYYTLHTASFGEIRSHQVLEDVLS, encoded by the coding sequence ATGTTGCATAAAACCAGGGGCATTGTTTTAAAAACCACTTTATACAGTGAAAGCAGTGTGATCGTGCAGATTTTTACAGAAAAATTCGGCATACAATCTTATATCATCAATGGAGTTAAAAAACCGAGGGCCAAAATCAGTATGAACATGTTACAGCCCCTGCACCTGGTAGACATGATTGTTTACCATAAGGCCAATACAAATATACAGCGTGTTTCAGCGCTCAGGCCATCCCCGGTTTTCCGCAGCATTCCTTACGACATCATTAAAAGTACCATTGTACTTTTCCTGAATGAAGTATTGTACAAAAGCATCAGGCAGCAAACCACGGATGAGCATTTATTTGATTTTATTTTTAATGCGATATGCTGGTTTGATGAAACAGAAGAATTAAACGTAAATTTTCATCTTTCTTTCCTATTAAAGCTTTCCCGTTTCCTGGGATTTGCACCAAGCACCCTAACCAAAAGTAACCAGAGTTTTTTCGATCTGCAAGAAGGGGAATTCAGATCTTCAGCCCCTGTGCATGCCCATTTCCTGGATAAAGACGATGCGGCATTATTTATTTCCCTGTTTTCTTTGCCTCTTGAAAAAATAAATGAAATAACCCTGGAAAACAAAACCAGACGATCCATCCTAGATAAAATACTGGTTTACTACACTTTACATACCGCGTCTTTTGGAGAAATCCGTTCGCACCAGGTCCTTGAGGATGTGCTCTCGTAA
- a CDS encoding diacylglycerol kinase family protein, with product MQKFIKSFSYAFSGIAYAFKTQFNFKFHVVAVLIAGIAGWYFQLASGEWLWLIAASGLVIVAELFNTAIEVLVDLVSPAYHEKARIVKDVAAAAVLLAAGTALIIGLVIFIPKLLDHVA from the coding sequence ATGCAAAAATTTATTAAAAGCTTCAGCTATGCATTTTCAGGTATTGCTTACGCTTTTAAAACGCAGTTTAATTTTAAGTTCCACGTAGTAGCGGTGCTTATTGCGGGCATTGCAGGCTGGTATTTTCAATTGGCATCCGGCGAATGGCTCTGGCTGATCGCTGCATCGGGCCTGGTGATCGTTGCTGAACTGTTTAATACAGCCATAGAAGTACTGGTGGATCTCGTTTCGCCTGCCTATCATGAAAAAGCCAGGATAGTGAAAGATGTGGCCGCAGCGGCAGTATTGCTGGCTGCAGGTACTGCTTTAATTATAGGCCTCGTCATATTCATTCCAAAGCTGCTTGATCATGTTGCATAA
- the rlmF gene encoding 23S rRNA (adenine(1618)-N(6))-methyltransferase RlmF — protein sequence MSEEKTILHPRNKHRSRYNFPELIKTLPELYPFVAVNSYGGESIDFSDPVAVKLLNKALLKHFYGIDNWDIPANYLCPPIPGRADYVHYLADLLARNNKGIVPKGNRVKGLDIGIGANCIYPIIGLREYGWSFVGSDTDQGAIKTAKAIVAANSLLTGAVSCRLQPNPKDIFKGIVKPGELFDFTMCNPPFHASAAEAQSGTKRKLQNLGKHTGKETVLNFGGQQAELWYDGGELAFIRNMINDSMAIANQCLWFSSLVSKSSNLSFIYKALQGAGALQVKTIEMAQGQKISRFVAWSFLTEAAQQQWMGTRWR from the coding sequence ATGTCTGAAGAAAAAACCATCCTGCATCCAAGAAATAAACACCGTTCAAGATATAATTTCCCTGAACTGATCAAAACCTTACCGGAGTTGTATCCATTTGTTGCTGTCAATTCCTATGGCGGCGAATCTATCGATTTTTCTGATCCGGTAGCGGTTAAGCTATTGAATAAAGCGCTGTTAAAACATTTTTATGGAATTGACAACTGGGATATTCCAGCAAATTATCTGTGTCCGCCTATTCCGGGCAGGGCAGATTATGTGCATTACCTGGCAGATCTGCTTGCCCGGAATAATAAGGGAATTGTGCCAAAAGGCAACCGTGTAAAAGGCCTGGATATCGGCATTGGTGCAAATTGTATTTATCCGATTATTGGACTGCGGGAATACGGATGGAGTTTTGTAGGTTCGGATACAGACCAGGGAGCCATTAAGACGGCTAAAGCTATTGTTGCGGCGAATTCTTTGCTGACCGGTGCTGTAAGTTGCAGACTGCAGCCTAACCCAAAAGATATTTTTAAGGGTATTGTAAAGCCGGGAGAGCTATTCGACTTTACGATGTGCAATCCACCTTTTCATGCTTCGGCAGCTGAAGCGCAATCAGGGACCAAAAGAAAACTGCAAAATCTGGGCAAACATACAGGAAAAGAAACGGTGCTGAATTTTGGGGGCCAGCAGGCTGAATTGTGGTATGATGGTGGAGAACTCGCCTTCATCAGAAATATGATCAATGACAGCATGGCTATTGCCAATCAGTGCCTTTGGTTTAGCAGCCTGGTTTCAAAAAGCAGTAACCTGTCTTTTATCTATAAAGCGCTTCAGGGTGCCGGGGCTTTGCAGGTAAAAACAATAGAGATGGCACAGGGCCAAAAGATCAGCCGTTTTGTGGCCTGGAGCTTTTTAACTGAAGCCGCACAGCAGCAGTGGATGGGAACAAGGTGGCGCTAG
- a CDS encoding DUF2130 domain-containing protein, which yields MSTEIKCPNCSHTFPIEEVMAEEYKKDLREKMVSFTKQKDEEYSKKLNEFAQQQKQQEQAFELQKKQQAQLFEQKLEEEKKQLQHILEENLRKSIAADFENKLQMLDNANKDSEEKLKLARSKELDFLKKEQAMKEREAEMELQIQRKLQEQRAEMVEQIRKQEAEKTSLKDTEHQLRVKELEKQLDDQKKLAEEMKRKAEQGSMQLQGEVQELILEELLRNAFPFDLVTEVGKGVRGADCVHHIRNQFGQECGKIIYESKRTKDFSLEWIEKLKRDMRSMGVDVAVIVTQAYPKGMDCFGEKDGVWICSFDEVKAVSYILRDGIVKLFSAAKSQENRGDKMHMLYDYLTSNEFSEQWKAIREGFMSMKLSIQRERDAMEKLWKAREKQLEKVMLNAAHIRGSIEGIAGTDSIQLSLTDEDDEPLMLD from the coding sequence ATGTCGACAGAAATAAAGTGCCCTAATTGCTCACATACTTTCCCTATTGAGGAAGTCATGGCAGAGGAGTATAAGAAAGACCTTCGCGAAAAGATGGTATCTTTTACCAAACAAAAGGATGAGGAATACAGCAAAAAACTGAATGAGTTTGCCCAGCAGCAAAAGCAACAGGAACAGGCTTTTGAACTGCAGAAAAAACAACAGGCCCAGCTTTTTGAACAAAAGCTGGAAGAAGAAAAAAAACAGTTACAGCATATACTAGAAGAGAATTTACGTAAAAGTATTGCAGCTGATTTTGAGAACAAGCTGCAAATGCTCGATAACGCGAATAAAGATAGCGAAGAAAAACTAAAGCTGGCCCGCTCAAAAGAACTGGACTTCCTGAAAAAAGAACAGGCCATGAAGGAGCGGGAAGCCGAGATGGAACTGCAGATCCAGCGCAAACTGCAGGAACAACGGGCAGAAATGGTAGAGCAGATCCGTAAACAGGAGGCAGAAAAAACCAGCCTAAAGGATACAGAACACCAGCTGAGGGTAAAAGAACTGGAAAAGCAGCTTGACGATCAGAAGAAACTTGCAGAAGAGATGAAGCGCAAAGCTGAACAAGGTTCTATGCAGCTACAGGGCGAAGTACAGGAACTGATCCTGGAAGAATTGTTACGCAACGCCTTTCCCTTCGACCTGGTTACTGAAGTTGGTAAAGGCGTAAGGGGTGCAGATTGCGTGCACCACATCAGGAACCAGTTTGGACAGGAATGTGGTAAGATCATCTATGAAAGTAAACGTACCAAGGACTTCTCGCTGGAATGGATTGAAAAGCTGAAAAGGGACATGCGCAGTATGGGCGTGGATGTAGCCGTAATTGTAACACAGGCATACCCTAAAGGAATGGATTGTTTTGGAGAAAAAGATGGGGTATGGATCTGTTCTTTTGATGAAGTAAAGGCCGTTTCCTATATCTTAAGGGATGGCATCGTTAAACTCTTCAGCGCCGCAAAATCACAGGAAAACAGGGGCGATAAAATGCATATGTTATACGATTACCTGACCAGTAATGAGTTTTCTGAACAATGGAAGGCCATACGTGAAGGCTTCATGAGCATGAAACTTTCCATTCAGCGGGAGCGCGATGCTATGGAAAAACTATGGAAAGCCAGGGAAAAACAACTTGAAAAGGTGATGCTGAATGCCGCCCACATCCGTGGTTCTATTGAAGGTATTGCCGGTACAGACAGTATCCAGCTGAGCCTGACAGATGAGGACGATGAACCCTTAATGCTCGACTAG
- a CDS encoding metal-dependent transcriptional regulator → MLSYTEENYLKALLMLSFQNEERPEAGTNEMAAHLGVKPATATDMLKKLKEKELVSYQKYGKILLTELGRNKGIAILRKHRLWETFLYEKLDFSWDEVHEVAEQLEHIHSAKLVDKLEEFLNFPEFDPHGDPIPKANGDIPIVDKILLAEVRAGETCKVVAVKDTSVLFLQYLEKLKITIGTKIKVLEVIDFDGSLNIQIEKEESRSVSMKFGESLFVKR, encoded by the coding sequence ATGCTATCCTATACTGAAGAAAACTATTTAAAGGCCCTGTTGATGTTGAGTTTCCAGAACGAAGAACGACCGGAAGCAGGTACGAACGAAATGGCGGCGCACCTGGGCGTAAAACCAGCCACAGCTACCGATATGCTAAAAAAGCTGAAAGAAAAGGAGCTGGTAAGCTATCAGAAATACGGAAAGATATTGCTGACAGAACTGGGCAGAAATAAAGGTATTGCCATATTGAGGAAACACCGGCTCTGGGAAACCTTTCTGTATGAAAAACTGGATTTTAGCTGGGATGAGGTACATGAAGTAGCCGAACAACTGGAACATATCCACTCGGCCAAACTGGTAGACAAACTCGAAGAGTTCCTGAATTTTCCTGAATTCGATCCTCACGGAGACCCTATTCCGAAGGCTAACGGAGATATCCCTATAGTGGACAAGATTTTACTTGCAGAAGTAAGGGCCGGAGAAACCTGCAAAGTTGTAGCCGTTAAAGATACCTCCGTTCTTTTTTTACAGTACCTGGAAAAACTAAAGATCACCATAGGCACAAAAATAAAAGTACTGGAAGTGATAGATTTTGATGGTTCATTGAACATACAGATTGAAAAAGAAGAATCCAGAAGTGTATCTATGAAATTTGGCGAAAGCCTTTTTGTAAAGAGATAG